From a single Anaerolineales bacterium genomic region:
- a CDS encoding nitroreductase family deazaflavin-dependent oxidoreductase produces the protein MKAPNSLQRLLHRFVMLKPVTAFFAPRTHIIDNFFLRITNSKHTLSEILGWNIIQLSTTGAKTGKAYTIILIGLTDGERIALIGSNFGRRHNPAWYYNLKKNPACSVRVGNVLRKYIARETEGGEREHYWKLAVAHYAGYEKYRERAAHRRIPVILLEPAK, from the coding sequence ATGAAAGCGCCGAATTCCTTACAGCGCCTGCTGCACCGCTTTGTCATGCTCAAACCTGTCACGGCTTTTTTTGCGCCCCGCACTCACATCATTGACAACTTCTTCCTGCGCATTACGAACAGCAAACACACGCTCTCTGAAATTCTTGGCTGGAATATCATTCAACTTTCCACAACGGGCGCAAAGACGGGCAAAGCCTATACCATCATCCTGATCGGTCTGACGGACGGCGAACGTATTGCGCTGATCGGCTCCAATTTTGGGCGCAGGCACAACCCCGCCTGGTATTACAACCTGAAAAAGAATCCCGCCTGCAGCGTGCGTGTGGGAAACGTCTTGAGAAAATACATTGCCCGTGAAACGGAAGGCGGGGAACGCGAACATTACTGGAAACTGGCGGTTGCACATTACGCAGGCTACGAAAAATACAGGGAGCGCGCCGCACATCGCCGCATTCCCGTCATACTTCTCGAGCCTGCAAAATAA
- the dtd gene encoding D-aminoacyl-tRNA deacylase, producing the protein MRALIQRVSKASVTVNEQTISSIGKGLLILLGAGHGDGEEQVKFLAEKVANLRIFEDDQGKMNLSVLDVKGEAIVVSQFTLYADTRKGRRPSFIDAALPEVAEPLVNHFVELLRGHGVPTQTGQFGAHMEVEIHNDGPVTIWLEKE; encoded by the coding sequence ATGAGAGCATTAATCCAACGCGTTTCAAAAGCCAGCGTCACTGTCAACGAGCAGACCATTTCCAGCATTGGAAAAGGTCTGTTGATTCTATTGGGTGCAGGTCACGGTGATGGGGAGGAGCAGGTCAAATTCCTGGCGGAGAAAGTGGCGAACCTCCGCATCTTTGAAGACGATCAGGGCAAGATGAATTTATCTGTATTGGATGTCAAAGGTGAAGCCATCGTCGTCTCACAATTTACGTTGTACGCCGACACCCGCAAGGGACGCCGTCCTTCATTCATTGACGCGGCTTTACCCGAGGTCGCCGAGCCATTGGTGAATCATTTCGTCGAACTCCTGCGCGGACATGGCGTCCCGACCCAGACCGGTCAATTCGGCGCGCACATGGAAGTGGAGATCCACAATGACGGACCAGTGACCATCTGGCTGGAAAAGGAATGA